From the genome of Triticum aestivum cultivar Chinese Spring chromosome 1A, IWGSC CS RefSeq v2.1, whole genome shotgun sequence:
GTCATATAATGACAACATGTCAGGTTTCATGTTTTTCCGACTACGTTTCATCTTCAGAATTATTATTTTTGATAAACTTCATGTTCGGGGCCAGCTCTTGGCATCCGATTGTTTTGACTTTCTTTTATTTTCATGGATAAGGCTGAAACATAAAGTAAAGAGAACAAATATGATTTTGGCCCAATTTTCGAACTTCTTCATGCACTTACAGTTGAAATTTGAATTGTATTCAGTATATGCCTAAAAATACATTaaatgacttaaatatagcaaACAGACCCCAAAAATGCCCAATTATGACATGGAACATGTGAGTGTATGTTGACAATAGATTTTATTTAAGGTCAAACCATGAAGCAACCGACATGTCACCTTCAAATCCGACCATTTTCCTCTAGAAACCATGATTCTTCCTCGGAGATGTTCTGGTTTCCAAGCAGTGTATGTCACTACTTTTGTGAAACCTTCCCAAATTTTACCACAACCTCTAAAGATCATATAATAATCCCGACACCATGTTCCATGTTTTTAGTCTCTGTTTGCATTTTCTAGAATTGGAAGAACGGTAAACTCCATGTTCGGAAACGGATACGGGAACCTTGCATGTTTGGAACTTCCTTATTTTCTTGGGTATAGCCTAAAAATTAGAATCGTTAACGCAAGTATGATTTTCCAATTTATTTTTACCAACCTTTTCATGTTACACACAGGGGAAAAACAATAAACAAtaaaaaggaaaaggggaaaaagaaattaaaatgaattaaaataATGAAAATAAAGAATGAAATAAAATAAGAGagtgaaaaaacagaaaaaatggaaagaaagaaaagaacaaAATGGAATCTCTGCCAAGtgtttttcttttgccaagtgtaACACTAGACAAACCTCAAGTTTGCTCAGTGTAAGATTTTTTGCCGACTGTGTTTTCAGAACCACTCGGCAAAAGATATGTTTGTCGAGTGCCAAAAAAGTAAATCAAAtgaaagaaaataaatgaaaaaatgaTAGGAAAACAATGTCCGCCGAATGTTTTTCTTTTGCCGAGTGTTACACTAGAAAACCCTCCAAATTTGCATAGTGTGGGACTTTTGCCGCCACAGGTCCACCTTATCTCgagtggccttagggccatggaggcacaTTGGACCTCggtccttgccggtgggagggttCCTGTTCTGGTTTTAGTTTTTTTAAAAGTTGATTAGGGCTTGTGTCCCGCTCAAGAAGgtgtggcggcggaggcggctccctgaagatggactAAGGTCCTCGCCGCCTTGCCCCCGTCTCAACGGTGCGTCCAGTGTCATCGGAGGATGTGTGGACGTGTGTCTCTGATGAATGTTGTGGGATTCGATTGGTATTGGTCTTCGATGGATCACATTAGATACAGTCTTTGTTCGTGTGTCTACATGTTGCATCCTTTCGATCAACGTTTCTTTTCATCAACGACGGTTGTTTTTCTGGTGCGCTAGTCCGGTAGGGCCTTAATACGACACTCCGCGACTGTCTGTATAATAAGTTTTACCCAACTTcaatgagggaggggcgatgacggcggcacgcCTTCGGCTCACTTCAGTCTTTGTAGTCATCGCTAGGCGGTTTAGTTTTGGTGTTCCTTATGCTTGCGCGATGGATTGATCCTAAGTTTATTCCCGCAAAAAGAATTGATCCTATGTTTTTCCCGCAAAATAGAAAGAATTTTGCCGAGTGTGTTTTGGAATGCACTAGACAAAAGCTCCGTTTGCCAAATGCCTTGGAAAAAACACTCGACAAAAGGTCGGATCACGTACAACTAGCAGTCCAAACTCCAAAGTTTACACCTCAATAGGATTTGAAGGAAGGTTCTTGGAACCTTCGTTTCAGATAATCATATATGGAAGCTAATCCCACAAGGATAGAATTGATCCATACGTATTAATTGCATCTCCATATATAAGATAGTACCAAGGGTACCTTTCCCCTACTACACCGTAAACCAGTCGATCGAAGCTAAGGATCTGCATCTTCCTGCCGACCATCCATGGCgatgaagacgaagacgaagaaggGAGGGACGGGGAGGAATAAGAGGAACGAGACGAAGCTCATCGAGGACCCGGCCAAGCGGCAGGTGGCCTTCTCCAAGCGCCGCCCCACGCTCTTCGGCATGGCCGGCGACCTCTCCGCGCTCTGCGGCGTCCACGTCGCCGTCGTCGTCTTTTCACGCTCCGCGCGCGGCAACGCCTACGCCTTCGGCAGCCCCTCCGTCGACGCCGTCCTCCGACGCTACCACGGCAACGTCCAAGATGATGACGaccatggtgatgacgatgacgatgctgGCGCTCTGGCGGGGTTGCGGAGCGAGCTGGACGACACCAAGGCGCGTGTGGAGGCGGAGAagaagcgcatgaagaaagtcgAGGCGAACGTGGAGCGGGCCATGGCGGCAAGGTCAACTGCGCTGTGGTGGCAGGC
Proteins encoded in this window:
- the LOC123065502 gene encoding agamous-like MADS-box protein AGL61; the protein is MAMKTKTKKGGTGRNKRNETKLIEDPAKRQVAFSKRRPTLFGMAGDLSALCGVHVAVVVFSRSARGNAYAFGSPSVDAVLRRYHGNVQDDDDHGDDDDDAGALAGLRSELDDTKARVEAEKKRMKKVEANVERAMAARSTALWWQADVEALGAAELPEFETALRRLRDTLLRRVDALQLPLAAAPPAYMNM